In Planctomycetota bacterium, a genomic segment contains:
- a CDS encoding DedA family protein, with protein MIEWVERGSYLGIVLFLTLTGIGLPVPEEVPIVAAGVASRAGAIHWYYALPACLIGALLGDSLMYAIGRFFGARILKEHPWWSGFLTPQRERTIEDLIQRHGIKAFFVARFLVGLRSPFYLTAGILRVKYRWFLFADLICATVVIGGFFGLSYFFGDRIFGLIRSAEAGLTLVVVSCAVLAVSAFFWFRKRRMLLLDQDPERLFENRELIFGPAADRITDGIGFDPGRTHAADDGGTGDDAAATLDGARGDVANGRADHRGGQSLPRLPLE; from the coding sequence ATGATCGAGTGGGTCGAGCGGGGTTCCTACCTCGGCATCGTGTTGTTCCTGACCCTGACCGGGATCGGGCTCCCCGTTCCCGAGGAAGTGCCGATCGTCGCCGCCGGCGTCGCCAGCCGCGCCGGGGCGATCCACTGGTATTACGCCCTCCCCGCCTGCCTCATCGGGGCGTTGCTCGGCGACAGCCTGATGTACGCGATCGGCCGGTTTTTCGGGGCCCGGATCCTCAAGGAACACCCCTGGTGGTCGGGATTCCTCACGCCGCAGCGCGAACGGACGATCGAGGACCTCATCCAGCGGCACGGCATCAAGGCATTTTTCGTGGCCCGGTTCCTCGTCGGGCTGCGCAGCCCGTTCTACCTCACCGCCGGGATACTTCGGGTGAAGTACCGCTGGTTCCTGTTCGCCGACCTGATCTGTGCGACGGTGGTGATCGGTGGGTTCTTCGGTTTGTCGTATTTCTTCGGCGACCGGATCTTCGGTCTGATCCGCTCGGCCGAGGCGGGGCTGACGCTCGTCGTCGTGTCGTGCGCCGTCCTCGCCGTGAGCGCGTTTTTCTGGTTCCGCAAGCGGCGGATGCTGCTCCTCGACCAGGATCCAGAGAGGCTCTTCGAGAACCGTGAGCTGATCTTCGGCCCGGCCGCCGACCGGATCACCGACGGGATCGGGTTCGACCCCGGCCGGACCCACGCGGCCGACGACGGGGGCACGGGAGACGATGCCGCGGCAACGCTCGACGGTGCCCGCGGGGACGTGGCCAACGGCCGCGCCGACCACCGCGGCGGGCAATCGCTGCCGCGACTGCCGCTGGAGTGA
- a CDS encoding transglutaminase family protein — MRLRLTMLVGSGEGGGCGKAGKRADLPPGKTPKKRESLSISAEAAANNRSLCPVSGVCPTERGARHPGLTHVSGRYLGWAATCGRRSPRRPARRSAPPPTARGGRALREKTMAERRPLPGSATRLPRRASMILGTLAGCGALARPARAQFADAAPRPGGPSLGDVRRQRYKVGMMVTAVGGAVRGLYATMPVPDSWPEQRVEVAGEDLSPDVRTLRYRSLPGGVKQLVVEIPDLPAGERARALVTFELDRAALVAPEDISALRIPEKPSRELRPYLAPSPYIESRHPRIVKLAKATAADREGWGLVEALYDTVREKVEYRNGPLKGAARALADGWGDCEELTCLFIAMARAMAVPARTVWVEGHCYPEFHLVDGSGEGWWFPCQAAGSRAFGGMPDQLPILQKGDAFRDPDRPAQTLRYVSEFARGATSDGAGSPKIQWIREGA; from the coding sequence ATGAGGTTGCGGTTGACCATGCTGGTGGGGAGTGGGGAGGGTGGGGGGTGTGGGAAAGCAGGGAAGCGGGCAGACCTTCCGCCCGGAAAAACTCCCAAAAAACGGGAATCCCTGAGTATATCAGCGGAGGCGGCAGCGAACAATCGATCGCTTTGCCCTGTTTCCGGAGTTTGCCCGACCGAAAGGGGCGCCCGGCACCCGGGCCTGACGCATGTGTCTGGCCGATACCTCGGTTGGGCCGCGACGTGCGGTCGGCGTTCGCCCCGCCGGCCGGCACGCCGATCGGCACCGCCACCGACGGCACGGGGAGGGCGAGCGCTCCGGGAGAAAACGATGGCCGAACGCAGACCGCTGCCCGGCAGCGCCACACGCCTGCCGCGGCGCGCCTCGATGATCCTCGGGACGCTCGCGGGCTGCGGTGCGCTGGCCCGCCCAGCGCGGGCCCAGTTTGCCGATGCAGCCCCGCGCCCCGGTGGGCCGTCGCTCGGTGACGTCCGCCGACAGCGCTACAAGGTCGGGATGATGGTGACGGCCGTGGGCGGTGCCGTGCGCGGCCTGTACGCCACGATGCCGGTCCCCGATTCATGGCCCGAGCAGCGCGTCGAGGTTGCGGGCGAAGACCTGTCCCCTGATGTCCGCACGCTGCGCTACCGGAGCCTGCCCGGTGGCGTGAAGCAGCTGGTCGTCGAGATACCAGACCTCCCGGCCGGCGAACGGGCCCGGGCGCTGGTGACGTTCGAACTCGACCGGGCGGCGCTCGTGGCGCCCGAGGACATCAGCGCCCTCCGCATTCCTGAAAAACCGTCCCGCGAGCTCCGGCCCTACCTCGCCCCGAGCCCGTACATCGAGAGCCGCCATCCGCGGATCGTCAAGCTCGCCAAGGCCACCGCCGCCGATCGCGAGGGCTGGGGACTGGTCGAGGCGCTGTACGACACCGTCCGCGAGAAGGTCGAGTACCGCAACGGCCCCCTCAAGGGCGCCGCCCGGGCGCTCGCCGACGGTTGGGGCGATTGCGAGGAGCTGACCTGCCTGTTCATCGCGATGGCGCGCGCGATGGCAGTGCCGGCCAGGACGGTATGGGTCGAGGGGCATTGCTACCCGGAGTTCCACCTCGTCGACGGGTCGGGCGAGGGATGGTGGTTCCCCTGCCAGGCCGCCGGATCGCGCGCATTCGGTGGAATGCCCGACCAGCTCCCGATCCTCCAGAAGGGCGACGCCTTCCGCGATCCAGACCGCCCGGCGCAGACGCTCCGCTACGTCTCGGAATTCGCGCGCGGCGCGACCAGCGACGGCGCCGGCTCGCCGAAAATCCAGTGGATCCGCGAAGGGGCCTGA
- a CDS encoding CbtA family protein, which produces MRIQEFLEHHGIGGNPFAEEDAQNDTVFKRTCLESTFHPAWDKVYGDPDDPSTAIVFGEKGSGKTALKLQMVRQFERHAADHPDRKTFVVVYDDFNPFLDRFIGRVGPRRPVEKVLAHWKLWDHIDAILTLATTQLVSQLLDGGRGKPRLGPARARDLALLAACYDQSTGETFPSRWARLRRLVGYRTWRATWPWWLGIIVLTVFLGALAVSLTRGAGWGGIVPSGAPWWVPVAVVLIAWGPWVWQRARAWWTARTVVGSMRTGNRTVGQLTQALARMPTVDLAGQPLPRHARSDDRYELLAKFQGILTSLGYGGMVVIVDRVDEPHAINGQADRMRQLVWPLLDNKFLKSPGLGFKLLLPDELYRFIEREDEQFNQRARLDKQNLVPNLEWTGETLYDIASQRVKAASTGSPPATLAQLFDPAVDQRRLIDGLRTLRVPRHLFKFLHRLCVAHCHSHTSEQPVWTIPLERFEKELAVFRRDQEAFDRGLAPR; this is translated from the coding sequence AAGACGCCCAGAACGACACCGTCTTCAAGCGGACCTGCCTCGAGTCGACGTTCCACCCGGCGTGGGACAAGGTCTACGGTGATCCCGACGACCCGAGCACGGCGATCGTGTTCGGGGAGAAGGGCTCCGGGAAGACGGCGCTCAAGCTGCAGATGGTGCGGCAGTTCGAGCGCCACGCCGCCGACCATCCCGACCGGAAGACGTTCGTCGTCGTGTACGACGACTTCAATCCGTTCCTCGACCGGTTCATCGGCCGCGTCGGGCCGCGGCGACCGGTCGAGAAGGTGCTCGCCCACTGGAAGCTGTGGGACCACATCGACGCCATCCTCACGCTGGCGACGACGCAACTGGTGTCGCAGCTGCTCGATGGCGGCCGCGGCAAGCCGCGCCTCGGGCCGGCCCGGGCCCGCGATCTGGCGCTCCTCGCCGCCTGCTACGACCAGTCGACCGGAGAGACGTTTCCCTCGCGCTGGGCGCGGTTGCGGCGGCTGGTGGGGTACCGGACGTGGCGGGCGACCTGGCCCTGGTGGCTGGGCATCATCGTGCTGACGGTGTTTCTCGGAGCGCTGGCCGTGTCGCTCACCAGGGGAGCCGGCTGGGGTGGGATCGTCCCGTCGGGAGCACCGTGGTGGGTGCCGGTGGCCGTGGTGCTCATCGCCTGGGGGCCGTGGGTCTGGCAGCGGGCACGGGCCTGGTGGACCGCCCGCACGGTGGTCGGCAGCATGCGGACCGGGAACCGCACCGTCGGCCAGCTGACGCAAGCCCTGGCGCGGATGCCGACGGTGGACCTGGCGGGGCAGCCGCTGCCGCGGCATGCCCGCAGCGACGACCGCTATGAACTGCTGGCGAAGTTCCAGGGGATCCTCACGAGCCTCGGCTACGGCGGGATGGTGGTGATCGTCGACCGGGTCGACGAGCCGCACGCCATCAACGGCCAGGCCGACCGGATGCGGCAACTGGTCTGGCCGTTGCTCGACAACAAGTTCCTCAAGTCGCCGGGGCTGGGCTTCAAGCTCCTCCTCCCCGACGAGCTGTATCGGTTCATCGAGCGCGAGGACGAGCAGTTCAACCAGCGTGCCAGGCTCGACAAGCAAAACCTCGTGCCCAACCTGGAGTGGACCGGCGAGACGCTCTACGACATCGCCTCGCAGCGGGTGAAGGCGGCGAGCACGGGCTCGCCCCCGGCGACGCTCGCCCAGCTGTTCGACCCGGCCGTCGACCAGCGCCGCCTGATCGACGGCCTGCGGACGCTGCGCGTGCCGCGGCACTTGTTCAAGTTCCTCCACCGGCTGTGCGTCGCCCACTGCCACTCGCACACCTCCGAGCAGCCGGTGTGGACGATCCCGCTGGAGCGCTTCGAGAAGGAACTGGCGGTGTTCCGGCGCGACCAGGAAGCGTTCGACCGGGGGCTCGCCCCGCGCTGA
- a CDS encoding sugar phosphate isomerase/epimerase, translating into MADHGGRREPGPESEGGGGGLDLPSPDGGEHNAPSAAPQPVGHGSRHRRRLPPDRHQAPHRVPESTDAASCGGGPFNRLPGVVRRMFRNLSTVGLPLSGRPSELIELALSFGFDGMDIDIVDFQRQAEIFGVEHARRLMVSARLKSGVFQIPVTLDTHDERFDAQVKELGKRMELARATELSRAVVPVAPGSDKHSFKDFFELHRSRLNTLGDLAASHGIQVGLVLVPETELRAGQSLQFIHTYEGLIGLVAASHPAIGVVVDGWALAVTGEPLSIIGQIPAGKIVEVRLSDAPRETPGAELHPGQRLMPGETGVVDSAAILAAARDAGFDGPVTPWADRQTLVGRGREKIVRLSGDRLDAAWRAAGLPITPRWFAPVVREPGRIGDEGGPAPVPGSGAVPSRGPAT; encoded by the coding sequence ATGGCGGATCATGGCGGACGGAGGGAGCCGGGGCCGGAGAGCGAGGGCGGAGGAGGGGGTCTGGATCTTCCCTCGCCTGACGGCGGAGAGCATAATGCCCCATCCGCCGCTCCCCAGCCAGTTGGCCATGGCAGCCGTCATCGTCGACGGTTGCCACCCGATCGACACCAGGCGCCCCACCGGGTGCCGGAGTCGACGGACGCCGCATCGTGTGGGGGCGGGCCTTTCAACCGTCTGCCAGGAGTCGTTCGCCGCATGTTCCGCAATCTCAGCACCGTCGGCCTGCCCCTGTCCGGCCGTCCCAGCGAGCTCATCGAATTGGCCCTCTCGTTCGGCTTCGACGGGATGGACATCGACATCGTCGATTTCCAGCGGCAGGCGGAAATCTTCGGTGTCGAGCACGCCCGCCGGTTGATGGTCAGCGCCCGGCTGAAATCGGGCGTGTTCCAGATTCCCGTCACGCTCGACACCCACGACGAGCGGTTCGACGCGCAGGTGAAGGAGCTCGGCAAGCGGATGGAGTTGGCACGGGCCACCGAGCTGTCGCGGGCCGTCGTGCCCGTGGCCCCGGGCAGCGACAAGCATTCGTTCAAGGACTTCTTCGAGTTGCACCGCAGCCGGTTGAACACCCTCGGCGATCTCGCCGCCTCCCACGGCATCCAGGTCGGGCTGGTGTTGGTGCCGGAGACCGAGCTCCGTGCCGGTCAGTCGCTGCAATTCATCCACACCTACGAGGGCCTGATCGGTCTGGTGGCGGCTTCGCACCCGGCGATCGGTGTCGTCGTCGATGGCTGGGCGCTGGCGGTGACCGGCGAGCCGTTGTCGATCATCGGGCAGATCCCCGCCGGAAAAATCGTCGAGGTGCGGCTCTCCGACGCTCCGCGTGAGACGCCCGGAGCGGAGCTCCATCCCGGCCAACGATTGATGCCCGGGGAGACAGGGGTTGTCGACTCGGCCGCGATTCTCGCGGCGGCCCGTGACGCCGGCTTCGATGGCCCGGTGACGCCGTGGGCCGATCGGCAAACGCTCGTCGGCCGGGGGCGCGAGAAGATCGTGCGCCTCTCTGGCGACCGCCTCGATGCGGCGTGGCGCGCCGCCGGTCTGCCGATCACACCGCGCTGGTTCGCACCGGTCGTCCGCGAACCGGGGCGGATCGGCGACGAGGGGGGCCCGGCCCCGGTCCCCGGCAGCGGCGCGGTGCCGAGCCGCGGCCCGGCGACCTGA
- the uppP gene encoding undecaprenyl-diphosphatase UppP, translating to MSSLTILDAVILGIVQGLTEFLPISSTAHLRIVPALLGRGDPGGAFSAVIQLGTLAAVVAVMWRDLRRLAGGCLTALASGRPLANPESRTALAIVVGTVPIVVCGLLFKDLIKGPLRSLESIIAALVGATVVMAAAEIVARRRAGHGQHGRHGLDAVTFRDTLAMGCAQALALLPGTSRSGITIATGMFAGLDRATAARFSFLLSLPAITAAAVLEAVEERAAILGSPDARAAMIWGTATAALVGFLSIRWLLRLLATRTLWPFVAYRLLLAALLAALLAAGRLPEPAAAGLPGGGSERGSIPNRLSFL from the coding sequence ATGAGCAGCCTCACGATCCTCGATGCAGTGATCCTCGGGATCGTCCAGGGGCTGACCGAGTTCCTGCCGATCTCGAGCACCGCGCACCTGCGGATCGTGCCCGCCCTGCTCGGCCGGGGGGACCCCGGCGGGGCGTTTTCGGCGGTCATCCAGCTCGGCACCCTGGCGGCGGTGGTGGCGGTCATGTGGCGCGACCTGCGCCGCCTCGCCGGCGGCTGCCTGACGGCGCTGGCCAGCGGCCGCCCGTTGGCCAACCCCGAATCCCGGACGGCCCTGGCGATCGTCGTCGGCACCGTGCCGATCGTCGTCTGCGGGCTGCTGTTCAAGGACCTCATCAAGGGCCCGCTGCGGTCGCTGGAGTCGATCATCGCCGCCCTCGTCGGGGCCACGGTGGTGATGGCCGCGGCCGAGATCGTCGCCCGCCGCCGCGCCGGCCACGGCCAACACGGTCGTCACGGCCTCGACGCGGTGACCTTCCGCGACACGCTCGCGATGGGCTGCGCCCAGGCGCTGGCGCTGCTCCCGGGCACGTCGCGGAGCGGGATCACGATCGCGACGGGCATGTTCGCGGGACTCGACCGGGCGACCGCGGCGCGGTTCTCGTTCCTGTTGTCGCTGCCGGCGATCACCGCGGCCGCGGTGCTCGAGGCGGTCGAAGAGCGCGCGGCGATCCTCGGATCCCCCGACGCCCGCGCCGCGATGATCTGGGGCACGGCGACAGCGGCGCTGGTCGGCTTTCTCTCGATCCGCTGGCTGCTGCGGCTCCTCGCGACGCGGACGCTGTGGCCGTTCGTCGCCTACCGGCTCCTGCTCGCCGCGCTCCTGGCGGCGCTGCTTGCGGCCGGGCGGCTCCCGGAGCCGGCGGCGGCGGGGCTCCCCGGCGGCGGCAGCGAACGCGGATCCATCCCCAATCGCTTGAGCTTCTTGTAG
- a CDS encoding sigma-54-dependent Fis family transcriptional regulator, with product MASSRTSPRGPGRVLVVDDDRRAASALAEWLCRTGWHARAAGSRGEAERLVGRWSCDVCVIDGGLPDAPALLAALARALPAAATLVIRTATGPDATESGADAVVGPLPADADLEAGISAAREAARLRGKTHAAPTATPLGRDPVFRQAFETALRIAATDATVLVTGESGTGKSLLARAIHAASRRAARPLVEVSCGSLADGLLDSELFGHVAGAFTGAVADRPGRFVEADGGTIFLDEIATASPALQVRLLRVLQERRLEPVGSGRTRTVDTRVILATHEDLEALVAAGRFRADLFWRVNVVSIDLPPLRARPDDVAVLADHFRTAAAARAGRESLGFTAAALAALARYPWPGNVRELEHAVQRAVFLGRSPLIDVADLPPAIAAAGGGQRPGALREALFDPERRLILEALERHGWRRDAAARHLGINRTALYKKLKRLGMDPRSLPPPGSPAAAGSGSRPAASSAARSAASRSR from the coding sequence ATGGCGTCTTCTCGCACCTCCCCGCGCGGCCCCGGTCGCGTGCTCGTCGTCGACGACGACCGCCGCGCTGCTTCGGCGCTGGCGGAGTGGCTGTGCCGCACCGGCTGGCACGCCCGCGCGGCTGGATCGCGCGGCGAGGCCGAGCGCCTCGTCGGCCGCTGGTCCTGCGACGTGTGTGTGATCGACGGTGGGCTGCCCGACGCGCCGGCGCTGCTCGCGGCGTTGGCCCGTGCCTTGCCCGCAGCCGCCACGCTCGTGATCCGCACCGCCACCGGCCCCGATGCGACTGAGTCGGGGGCCGACGCCGTCGTCGGTCCGCTGCCGGCCGACGCCGATCTCGAGGCGGGGATCAGCGCCGCCCGCGAAGCCGCCCGGCTCCGCGGAAAGACGCATGCCGCTCCGACCGCAACGCCGCTCGGACGCGATCCGGTCTTCCGCCAGGCCTTCGAGACCGCGCTCCGGATTGCGGCGACCGATGCCACGGTGCTCGTCACCGGCGAGAGCGGCACCGGCAAGTCGCTGCTGGCGCGGGCGATCCACGCCGCCAGCCGGCGCGCCGCGCGGCCGCTGGTGGAGGTGTCGTGCGGGAGCCTCGCCGACGGCCTTCTTGACAGCGAGTTGTTCGGCCACGTCGCCGGGGCGTTCACCGGCGCGGTGGCCGACCGCCCGGGCCGGTTCGTCGAGGCCGACGGGGGCACCATCTTCCTCGACGAGATCGCCACGGCGTCGCCGGCGCTGCAGGTGAGGCTGCTGCGCGTCCTCCAGGAACGGCGGCTGGAGCCGGTCGGCAGCGGCCGGACCCGCACCGTCGACACGCGCGTGATCCTCGCGACCCACGAGGATCTCGAGGCCCTGGTGGCGGCGGGGCGGTTCCGCGCCGACCTGTTCTGGCGGGTCAACGTGGTGTCGATCGACCTGCCGCCGCTGCGCGCGCGGCCCGACGACGTTGCCGTGCTGGCCGACCACTTCCGCACCGCCGCCGCCGCCCGGGCCGGACGCGAATCGCTCGGTTTCACGGCGGCGGCCCTGGCGGCGCTGGCCCGCTACCCCTGGCCGGGCAACGTCCGCGAATTGGAGCACGCCGTGCAGCGCGCGGTGTTCCTCGGCCGGTCGCCGTTGATCGATGTCGCCGACCTGCCGCCGGCGATCGCCGCTGCCGGCGGTGGCCAACGTCCGGGGGCGCTCCGCGAGGCGTTGTTCGATCCCGAGCGCCGGCTGATCCTCGAGGCGCTCGAGCGCCACGGCTGGCGGCGCGACGCCGCCGCGCGGCACCTGGGAATCAACCGCACCGCGCTCTACAAGAAGCTCAAGCGATTGGGGATGGATCCGCGTTCGCTGCCGCCGCCGGGGAGCCCCGCCGCCGCCGGCTCCGGGAGCCGCCCGGCCGCAAGCAGCGCCGCCAGGAGCGCGGCGAGCAGGAGCCGGTAG
- a CDS encoding FAD:protein FMN transferase, which yields MDADLHTLAVGRDAMACRFEAVFNAGEPDDATQRGIDALEVVEALEARLTIHRPGGELSRLNAAAAGGWQPVADDLFALLERADELWRLTDGAFDMATGALSRCWGFLRRSGRTPAAEELAAALAVSGWGRVELDRAGRRIRFTTPGVELNPGAIGKGYALDRAAVALAGVPSFLLHGGSSSVVARGVQGPALPGRRGWRVGVRHPLRPQTRLATLTLVDRALGTSGSGTQFFIDRGRRLGHILDPRSGSPAEGVLSATVLAPSAADADALATAAYVLGPAGLDRIAPPGGAVAALVAVPARTAGGVRVVTANLPDKAVEWSTEPGLEIIRAS from the coding sequence ATGGACGCCGACCTGCACACGCTGGCCGTCGGCCGCGATGCGATGGCCTGCCGGTTCGAAGCGGTGTTCAACGCCGGTGAGCCGGACGATGCGACGCAGCGCGGGATCGATGCCCTGGAGGTCGTCGAGGCACTCGAAGCGCGGCTCACGATCCACCGCCCGGGAGGAGAGTTGTCGCGGCTCAATGCCGCCGCCGCCGGAGGCTGGCAGCCGGTCGCCGACGATCTGTTCGCGTTGTTGGAGCGCGCCGACGAATTGTGGCGGCTGACCGACGGTGCGTTCGACATGGCGACCGGGGCGCTGTCGCGCTGTTGGGGCTTTCTCCGCCGCAGCGGCCGCACGCCCGCGGCCGAGGAACTCGCCGCCGCGCTGGCGGTATCGGGGTGGGGGCGGGTCGAACTCGACCGCGCTGGCCGTCGGATCCGCTTCACCACCCCCGGGGTGGAGCTCAATCCGGGCGCGATCGGCAAGGGGTATGCCCTCGACCGTGCCGCCGTGGCCCTCGCCGGCGTGCCGAGCTTCCTCCTCCACGGCGGATCGAGCAGTGTCGTGGCGCGGGGCGTGCAGGGCCCGGCCCTTCCCGGGCGGCGCGGCTGGCGGGTCGGCGTGCGCCATCCGCTCCGCCCGCAGACGCGCCTCGCGACACTCACGCTCGTCGACCGGGCGCTGGGCACGAGCGGTTCGGGAACGCAGTTCTTCATCGACCGCGGCCGCCGCCTCGGCCACATCCTCGATCCGCGGTCCGGGTCGCCGGCCGAGGGGGTGCTGTCGGCGACCGTCCTCGCGCCGAGTGCGGCCGACGCCGACGCCCTGGCGACGGCGGCCTACGTGCTCGGCCCAGCGGGACTCGACCGGATCGCGCCGCCCGGCGGCGCCGTCGCGGCGTTGGTCGCGGTGCCGGCGCGCACGGCCGGTGGCGTGCGGGTCGTGACCGCGAATCTGCCTGACAAAGCAGTCGAATGGAGCACCGAGCCGGGGTTGGAGATCATCCGTGCCTCCTGA